The following DNA comes from Cryomorphaceae bacterium.
CAGATTTGATAGGGGTAGGCATTGGGTTCGCTGGGGCGATCTACAAAAACATCCGGCGGACCATAGGCCAGGTACACGCGTCCCATATCGGTTTCGTAGCCTTTTCTGTTGGGAGCTCCGTAGCGGCGCTCCACTTCTTTCAATCGTTCACGGTATTCATTCCAGGCTATTTCCGGTGAGTGTGTGTCACGTTTTTTCCAAAAGGCGTAGAAAAATCGCTGCATATGATCCAGATCCTTGTTGGAGTGAAATCTGCGAATAAGCGATGCCTCGCCGTCGCCGGCAATGGGAATCAAGCTATTGATATATTCGTAGAGTGTATCTACGTTGTTCAGGCTGTTCACGAAGGCTTTCTCACCAATGCTGGCCGTGTAATCCACCTCCTGATCGTCCTGAAGGTGCACATTGGCGCGTTGAAAGAATTTGGCTTGCGTAGAGACGAGGTTGTTCTCTTTGTCACGAACTTCAAGAACCAGCGAGTAATTTCCCGACCTGAGATTCCGGATATCCACCTTCTTCATGATGGGAATCACACTTGTGGTATTCATTTTAGTGCGCGAGAATATGCTTTCCACTTTCTGTTTGGTGTCGTGGTTTTCTACGTAATAAACCAGCAGAAAAGGCTCGTCGGCTCCGAGTTTTTCGTCTGTTCCGTACAGCTCGGCATAGAACACAATAGAGTTCATTTCCGTGGGCATGTAGTTGGAAACGAAGGGAAGAAGGTCGTAGCCTGATTTGGTGAGTTCGTTAGGTTCGTCGGTTTTTTTGAATGCTGCCACCCATTGCACGTCCGAAAAGAAAATATCCAATTCGGGGCGCTCAATCACAATTTCTTCGGTAAAGGTTTCGCTCTGCCCCTGAAAAGCCGGCTGCCCGACCACCACTTCAATCATGTACACACCATAATCCAGCAAAAACCGCTGTTGGTCCATCATGTCGTTGTAAATGCTGTCTGCAATCACGCTGCTTTGCAAACTTTTTTTCGAGAATGTCACAATCTCATCTCCCTGAGAAAGGATGATGGTGATGTCAATAACGGCCTGTTCGCCTCCCTCCACTTCCTCGAAATGAAGTGATTCTGAAAAGAAGTTGAGGTAGGTTTCAAGCATGACACCTTGTCCGGGAACATGAAACACTTTGTAATCGAAGTAGGCCTCAATGGCCTTTATCTGGAATGAAATGAGAGCCAGTATGGTGACAATCAGTGATTTTTGGAAAAGCTTCATAGTGAGGACGGATATTACTCATATAAAGGTACAAATTTCGCACCGAACGGCCAATTTGCCGATTTTCCAAAATAGGATTGCTGTCTGTTTTGTCGAATTAAAAAAAATGTACTTTTGCGCCTCGATGCCGGAGAGATGGCAGAGTGGTCGAATGCGGCGGTCTTGAAAACCGTTGTACCGAGAGGTACCGGGGGTTCGAATCCCTCTCTCTCCGCCAGGCAAAACCCGCACCTGAGAAGGTGCGGGTTTTTCATTTCCCCTTGCCGCATGCTCGCATGCAAGGCAAGGGGAAATGAAAAACCACCCCGCGTTAGCGGCGCGGTTTTGCCTGAAGCCTTCCCCCACCGGGGATCACCGACGGCAGGGAGGTAATCCCCTTCACCGGGATCACCGTCGGCAGGGAGGAGATGCGGTTTTGCCGCATGCTCGCATGCAAGGCAAGGGGAAATGAAAAACCACCCCGCGTTAGCGGCGCGGTTTTGCCTGAACATTAATGGGATGGAGAAGGCTCAGAAAAGACAAAAAAAGAATGAGGCAGTAGAAACTGCCCATTGGATTGGGCTCACGTTGGCACAACTTCAGATGCGCACCTCGCGAATTCGCCCCAAGGGAATGCGAATCCTGTTTTTGAGGTACACAAAGTCGTCATCCAGATCCCAAATGGTTGTTTCTACCCGCTTTAAACCGCAGTCATCTTCAAACACAATAGCCACCTTGTATTGTGCGTAATTGCCAAAATCCATTGCCCTTTGCAACAGTCTTTTGCGCTCTGCTCTCTGCTCAAAAAGTGGTAGTACATCACCATCAGGAAAACGCAGGCCAGCCAGTTTTTCCTTGGCCATTTCCGGTACGTAACCTGTTGACATGGTCATTTTTTTGCCTTTTTGAATTCCAGTTAGTCGGTGAAAGTTAGCTTTTTTGGCTGAAACGACCTCACTTCATCCGGCTTTTTTTTCAATCCGTCTAATCGGTGGAGGCTGGAAAACGTTTTTGCGTTCAAAGTGTTAAACTTGTCGTGTCCAACCCAATGAACAGTTATGTACGCCATTGTAGATGTTGAAACCACCGGTTCCTATGCGGCCGGCAACGGAATTACGGAAATTGCCATCTGCATCCATGATGGCGAAAAGCCCATTCATTGGTTTGAATCCCTTGTTCGCCCACCCCGAAACATACCGATGTACATCACGGGCCTGACAGGTATTTCCAACGATATGGTGATGGATGCTCCTTCTTTTGAGGAACTTATACCCGAAATTGAGCGCATCACCAAAGGCTGCATTTTTGTGGCTCATCATGTGCATTTTGACTACACCTTTGTGCGCAATGAGTTTGAACGCTTTGGCAAGAGTTTTAACAGAAACAAGCTTTGCACGGTGCGATTGAGCCGAAAGCTCATACCCGGCTCGCCTTCCTACAGTCTCGGGCGCCTCTGCAATCACCTCAATATTCGGCACGAAAATGCCCATCGGGCCATGGGCGATTTAAAGGCCACCGTAATTTTGTTTGAAAAATTGCTGGGTCTCGACAGAAACAATTACATCCTGTCTTCTTCAAAAAGAAACTCGGGTGAGGTGATTTTACCGGCTCACCTTCCACGCGAACAGTTTGATTCCCTCCCTGAAGAACCGGGTGTGTATTATTTCAAGGACGGGCAGGGCAAGATTATATACATCGGTAAAGCCGCCAATTTGAAGCAGCGGGTTAGGCAGCATTTTTCAGGCTCCGATAGTAGCCAGCGATCTGAGGCTTTCAAAAGACATATTTACGAAGTGCGTTTTAAAAAAACGGGTTCAGAGCTCGTCGCACTTTTACTGGAAGACAGTGAAATCAGACGCTTTTGGCCCAGGTTCAACAAGGCACAGAAAAATCCGACACGCCGCTACGGTATTTACCAGTACGAGGATGTGTCAGGTATTTATCGCCTGGCGATCAATCAGGCACCTTCAGCCAATAGTGCGCTGCAAACCTTTGTCCGACTTCAAGACGCGCGTAATACCCTGGGGCAAATGGCCGGTGCTTTTGGTCTGTGCCCCGCCTTGTGCGGCATGGGAAGCTTTTGCGAGCGTTGCAACGTCCAGGGTAAAAAATGCAGGTCTGAAAATGTACCGGCGTACAATAAACGTGTACGTCAGGCCATGGGCGCCCTTCATAACGAAAGCCGCCGGTGCGCGCTGATTGGTCAGGGCAGAGACCAGGACGAGCAATCACTGGTGCTTGTGGACGGTGATAAGTATCTAGGATTCGGCTTTATACAAGACCATGTAGAGAGCAAAAGTTTTGAGGAACTCGCAAAAGTCATCGAGCGCCACCCCGAATCGCCTACCGTGCGTAACATCATCCATAAAGCACTGCTTAACCCCGATCCGCTCAAAGTGGTGTATCTCTGATTACAGGCCACTTTTTCTCAGTCTGCTTACCTTGCGCGGTACTATGCGAAAATGGTTGGCTGAGATATTTTATTGGGACTGGAAGGTGTTCGCAAGTCTTCTGTTTTGGAATCTTCGGTACTTCTACTGGAAACGCGCGCTCATCATTTTCGGAGTTGCCTTGATTTTACTTTTTCACGCCGCCCTGAGTGTGGTTTTGCGCCTTCTGGATGAAGTGTTCTATCCGGCCTATCGCAAAACCACCATTCGGGAACCGGTATTCATTATTTCCAACCCACGCAGCGGAACCACCTATATGCACCGGCTTTTGTGTTTGGACGACAAGCGATTCACCTATTTTTTGCTGTACCATACCTTTTTGCCATCGGTGCTCTTTTTCAGGTTTATCCTAATGTTGAAGCGGCTCGATAAGAAGATGAACTGGCCGTTGCGACGATTTTTCGAAAAAGTGGAAGACCGTGTTTTTGAAGGCTGGAAAGACATTCATCCCATGGGCTTTGAGCGAAGCGAAGAGGATGAAGGGTTGTTTGTGCTCAGCCTGATGTCGCCGGCTATTGGCCTGGTTTTTCCGTGGATGAAGAAGATTGATTCCCTCTGGATTGCCGACGAACTACCGGCCAAAAAGAAGGCCTGCATGATGGCCTATTACCGCAATACCATTCAGCGCTTTTTGTACGCATGGGGTCCGGACAAGGTATTTCTCAGCAAAAACGTCATCTCAACCGGCCGAATGGGTATGTTGCTTAAGACTTTTCCGGATGCTCGCATCATTTACCCGGTTAGGCATCCCTACAAAACCATTCCTTCCATCACGAGTATGTTTGCTGCTCCCTGGAAAATTCACGCGCCGGATATTCCCGAGAACTCGCCCGAATACCGCAACTGGGGCATGCTGAGTATTCGCTTTTATCAGCACTTTTTCAGGATGATCCCTCATCTCGATGCAGAGCGGTTCTACCACGTGAGATACAAGGATTTCGTCAAAAATCCCATGGATACCATCCTGGATGTTTACCGCACATTCGGGTGGACACCGGATGACGACTTTGTGGAAAGGCTCCGGAATCAATGCAGTCGGTCACGGCAATACCGCAGCAAGCACGATTACAGCCTGGAGCAATACGGCTACGACCGAGCCCTTATTGATGAAGAATTGCGAGAAGTATTTGAATACTTCAGGTTTAGGAAAGATTTAGGCAGCTAATACCTTGTTAAAACTCGCCACATTCTGGCTTAAAAACATTACTTTTGGTTATGCTTACACGTTATATTTTGTGCAACCAGAAATATTCAGCGTAATGAAATATCTCGCAACTTGTTCCCTTTTCATCTTGTTTGTCGCACACACCGGTTGCGTTCAGGTTGGTAGCGATCTTGCCATTGAAGAGATTCAATCGTCAAATAAACAACGAATTGCTCCCTTCCTTACTTTTCAGAAGAACGACGCTGAAGAGGCCATGAATTTTTACATCAGCCTGTTTAATAACTCAAGGATTCTTGAAATCAAACGATGGGAGAAAGGAGGTCCCGGAGCAGAAGGCAGGGTAATGCACGCTACTTTTCAGCTCAATGGATTGAAATACATGTGTAGCGACAGTCCTCCTGTGCACAACTGGGATTTTACACCGGCAGTTTCCAATTACGTTGAATGCGAAAACGACGATGAAATTGAGAGACTCTACACTAGCTTATTGGAAGGCGGGGAAGCGGCTATGCCACTTGGTAACTACGGTTTCAGTCAAAAATTTGGATGGGTAGTGGATCGTTTTGGGGTGTCGTGGCAATTGAACCTGGAGTGAACCAGATCACTTTTAGAAATCCTTTTAATCACATTCCTTTCTACAATGCTTCAAGGGGTAATCGCCCCAAGTGCTTGCGCAATGTGCCGTTCATTGTGGTAAATCACAAAGCGAAAGGTGTCGCCCAGTTTGAGCTTTACGGGAAATGGAATGCTGATGCGGGTTTTGGTGCGGTTCAAACTCACAGCAGCGGCCTTTTGAAGCAGTGTCAGCATTTCCTGCTGTTGAGCAATAAAGTGGTGAATGGTTTGCCGGGTCAAGGAGCTTCCAATGGGGTTCTTGTCATTAAAAGTTTTCATCTTGTTGAGTTTTGCCTTGGGAAGCATACTTTGCGCAAAATAGTTTCCCAGTAGTCCGGACTTGAAAGTTCTCTCTGTAACATGGCGGCTTCTTTCCATACGCGATTGGATTTCGGGCAGGTAGAAGTCTCCGTACAAATTGAGGTGCTCCAGGCACTCAAGGGCGCTCCAGCTTTTCTCAGAGGATCTTTGGTTGAGCACATCGTCAGACAGTGTGAGAAGTTCCTTCGCGGCCCGGATGTGCTTGTGGGTACGCGCCTTTAAATCGGCCAGTAGAAATTCGCTTGTAGATCGCATCACTTTTCTTTAAGACAAAGATGAGGGTAGCCCGGATGAATTTCCTTGATTGAAATCAAGAATACAGTTTTTCGGGTTCGCTTCAGTTATTTTTGAGGCGCGACAAGGTTTCCGGGGTCATACGCAGGTAGGACGCGATATATTTATGAGGTACTTCCTGAAACAACTGTGGGCTTCTTTGAAGCACCCTCCTGAAACGCTCGGCAGGCGAGGAGGTGAGAAGGTCGCGCTCTCGTTCAAGTTGTTGGTAGATGAGTTGTTCCAGAAGCTGAAGCCAGCTTTCAAAGCGCTCCGGTGTGCTGCGCGCAAACTCCATAAATGCCGCTTTTTCAAGCACCTTAACTTCCGTTTTCCGCAGGGCCTGAATCACCATGTCCGAGGCTTGTTCAGTAATAAAGGAGTCCAGCGCGGCAATCACGTTGTTTTCATAACCAAAGCGGATGGTATGCTCTTCGTAATCGTCCACCACAAAAACCCGTAAACAGCCCGTTTGAATAAAGTACAACCGCGTATCCATGCTTCCCTGATTTTTCAGGTAATCATTGCGTTGCAGGGAAAGATGACCTTCCCAAAGGTTCTCTTTGTTCAGCTCGGATATCAGGTAATTAAGTGGGTTGGTCATTAAAAAACGTTTTGCTCACCCAAGGTAACAAGAAGCAGTTTTTCAATCGATATGGTACGTTAAACTTATCAGCAAATGGTTAAATTAATCGACAGATTATTAGCTGGTTGCATCAGCTTCCCACATGATGAGGGCTAAGAGCTGAAAACAAACTGACTATTCATCCTCTTCAGGGCTACTCGCTGAACACTTTGAGGGAAGTGGATTTGGGCCCTTTTAAACGATTCCAACACACATCCTCCTGTCAAAGGAGAACAAGCTGGGACGAGAACAAGCTACTCCATGCCCCTGAATCGGGGTCTTGATTGATTCTTTGAGCGAAGTGGATGATGTCAACTCTATTGATTTTCAGGAATGAGGTTGTAGAAAATCATTGTTACAACACCGACAATTACAAAAAGTGCAAGGATGATTTTGAACCAGAATTTCCAGCCTTTTTCTTTACGCCCGCCGTCTTTTAGCCATTTGAACATGGCTGAATATCGCCAATTATCTTCAAATGACCAAGCACAATCGTCAAAAAATGAAATTCTTGCTGGTTAAGTATGGAAAAGTCCATGATCAATGCAGTGCGTGTTGAGCACCTTGTTCGCACCGAGGGCGCCACTTTCGCGAGGTATTCGGCGAACCTCCCAGAGAGTCCTCGTTGAGTGACTCTGAGGGAATTGAAATTCAACGAGTTAATTTCATTTTGTGATCGAACAAAGTGCTTCCTAATTACCAAAATACCTATATGCTCTCCTGTAACCTTTACTGACAGCAGTTTTAACGTCGTTTGCAAAGAAGCCTTGCCCTTGTTTTATTCTAGTTCTGTCATATTGTTGATCAAATGGTAAGTGATAAATTTTTGTATCAAAACCATATTCATCTTTTCCAATATTGCACTTAATTCTTGGAAATTCGGCCATGTCTTTTTTAACTACTTTGACACCTAGTTTATCTGCTATTATCTTGGCCGTTTTGGAGAGCTCTGTATTTGTTATAAATACCGGAAGTATTTCATCCCAAAGCATATCTTTGTCATAAGCATATGCGATTGTTGAGCCATACAGTTGCATAATATGTTTTTCGTGGATGACTTTCTTCTGAGACCAAAATTTACACTGAACAATATGAATCCGATTATTTTTGATCGCTATCAAATCTCGACCTAAATCTTCTAACTTTTGCTCCATTCCGAAATATGACACATTCCAACCTTCTTTCTCATACTCCTGCCCACAAAACAATTCATAATCTCTTCCAATTTGCCAATTGGTTTTCGGCCCTTTAATATACTTATCCAATGCAAGTTGATTTCTGTCGTCAATACTTAATTTAAGGTATTCTTCTTTGCTGATGTAGTCTCGTACTTTGTCATACTCTTCTTTGAAATTATTAATGGAGCTGGCTGCTTCAAGTTGTTTTAAAGATTCAAAATCATCGACATAGGTGGAGAGCTCTGGAAATAAATTTAAGAGATACTCAAATTTGTACATCATTTGACGGTACTTTTCCAAATGCAACTTACTTTCCTGCTTGAGTTGTCTAATTCTTTTGCCTTCAATCCTTGCTGGCCGTGTTTTATTTTCTAAATACCTTGCTATTACATCGTATTCCAGCAAAAGAAAATCGCTGTACAGTGAAGTTATTTTAGTTACCGAATTATTACTTTTACTTTGAAGTGCGATATAAAGGTCGTGTTGCTCTTTTAGACCGCTTTTAAAACGATCCCTTTCCTGCTTAATCTCGGAAATGCGCTGATTTGCTCTTTCAATATCTTTTCGAGAAATTTCTAAATTTGAAGTCAATTGGTTAATTTTATCAGCCAACCGTTTGTTCTCAGCAACTAGGGCTTCATTATCTTTTTCGGAAATTTCTAAATCTAAAGTCAGTTGGTTAATTTCATCACCCAACTGATCAATTTTATCTGACCACCGCTTATTCTCAGCAACTAAGGCGTCATTTACCTTTTGACATTTCGTCATCAATTCAGATGTCTGCTTGAGCTCTTTTTGTAAAACTGGATGAGCCCTCAATTTCGCTTTTTTTTCCTTGACATTACCTAACCATTCGGATATAGCATTTATTATAGAGCCGATAATTATAAGACCGATAACTATGTACAAGATTTCCATTGACTCTGTAATTTTGTCTGCAAGTTATTCAAAAATTGGATTACCACATTAGTCCGAAAACTCACGTGGGCGGAACCCTCCTACACTGGCGTAAGCGTCCGCTTGTGTCATTTTCCATTCAATGTAACTTTGAGTAAGTGCAAAATTTTCTTATTCCTGAAACGGTGTTTTTGCACATGATATACATAAGTTAGTGGTTATGGAGATGGGCCCAAGCGGACGCTTGCGCCAGATTAGGTGAATGCTTTTTGGTGATTTAGCCGCCATGTTTTGTTAAAAAGTGTATATTTGTCTTGTCAATCAGTGTGTTAATAAAATATATTTTAAATCGTGTTGTATATAAAACCATACTTCAATGTAAGAACGAAATAAAAATTTAAAGGAAAAAGTGAAATGGAACCTTTTCGGTATAGGATCCGGTGGCATCATTCTTACGGCCAAAGCATGTTCGATGACATATCATACAATAAATGTAAATAGTTGCAAAAATGAATACGACTAGAAAAATTCTCAATTTTATTTCCGCTAATTCCACCGGAAAGAAGGATCATGGACCGTTCACAAGTGAAATATATGTCCTTTATCAAATTCGATTTAACAATGTTGGTATCGCGGCGTTTAGTGCAAAGTTGCGGTGCGACGGCCATTCGGCAGAATCTTCATTCAAGAATGCCTGTCGAAATATTCTACCCGAAAAGTTCGGAAGAATCAATCTGATTAGTGGAGATGAAGCCAGTAGTGATCTGTTATGGCATCTTGCTAATTTCCGAATAAGAGAAGTTGATTGTTTTGATCTTTTGGCTTTAAATGAAGATCAAACTAATTGGTTTCGCCAAGCCATGACCTTTGCCCTTTCACATGACCCTAAGTCTGGTTTGAATTTGCCACGTGGTTCAGTAGCCTAAGTCCTTCATTTGAGGGGCCGCTGGTGCTAGTTTGTGAATTTAATTGATAATCAGATTAATTCATAAACACGCTCTAGAATTGATTTAGCTTCAATAATTTCATGTTCTGAATCGATGATCTTTTGGAGTGAAACAAATTGACCTTGAAGAATATATTTTAAGGATGGTAGAACTACTTGAAGAAGCTGCTCTTCATTCAAGTTTAAGAGTGTGTGGCTACCTTGATTGAAATGCTCACTGTTCGAAAGGATCATATAATTAATGTACGCTTGAAAATGAATATGTTTGTGTGATTCATCAGCTTTTTGGATTTCATTCACCATATCTGATGTATTAATTTTACCTAGCCTTATAAGTTTTAGCGTATCATTTTTATTTTCGAAGTGTCCAGGAAAAATATTCTTAACTCTTTCTATTTCATTGGGGTCTATGTTTTCTCCGTTTTCTTTGCATTTCTGATATATTTGATAAAAGGAATTTGCTAAAGGCTGCTGCAATTTTCGTAGAATATCAGCCAAGCTTTTAATGTTCATGGATGAGTAGTGCAAGTAGAATGTGGTAATTGAGTCTAGTAGTGCTACTCTGGTAGAAATAAAGAGCGGCAAGGAAATGAACGGATATGAATGGTGCTCAGCAATGAACTCCCTTATCTGACAAAGCAGAATGTTGGATCTTTGTACGAGTTGCCGAAAGATTTCTTGACTTTCTG
Coding sequences within:
- a CDS encoding GWxTD domain-containing protein, translating into MKLFQKSLIVTILALISFQIKAIEAYFDYKVFHVPGQGVMLETYLNFFSESLHFEEVEGGEQAVIDITIILSQGDEIVTFSKKSLQSSVIADSIYNDMMDQQRFLLDYGVYMIEVVVGQPAFQGQSETFTEEIVIERPELDIFFSDVQWVAAFKKTDEPNELTKSGYDLLPFVSNYMPTEMNSIVFYAELYGTDEKLGADEPFLLVYYVENHDTKQKVESIFSRTKMNTTSVIPIMKKVDIRNLRSGNYSLVLEVRDKENNLVSTQAKFFQRANVHLQDDQEVDYTASIGEKAFVNSLNNVDTLYEYINSLIPIAGDGEASLIRRFHSNKDLDHMQRFFYAFWKKRDTHSPEIAWNEYRERLKEVERRYGAPNRKGYETDMGRVYLAYGPPDVFVDRPSEPNAYPYQIWQYFRAERWTNVRFVFYDRTLLMHDYELLHCDKIPGEIKNPRWDMLIHQRDTPLNEIDRTQSRSHFGGRTQDFFLTPR
- a CDS encoding DNA polymerase III subunit epsilon, translated to MYAIVDVETTGSYAAGNGITEIAICIHDGEKPIHWFESLVRPPRNIPMYITGLTGISNDMVMDAPSFEELIPEIERITKGCIFVAHHVHFDYTFVRNEFERFGKSFNRNKLCTVRLSRKLIPGSPSYSLGRLCNHLNIRHENAHRAMGDLKATVILFEKLLGLDRNNYILSSSKRNSGEVILPAHLPREQFDSLPEEPGVYYFKDGQGKIIYIGKAANLKQRVRQHFSGSDSSQRSEAFKRHIYEVRFKKTGSELVALLLEDSEIRRFWPRFNKAQKNPTRRYGIYQYEDVSGIYRLAINQAPSANSALQTFVRLQDARNTLGQMAGAFGLCPALCGMGSFCERCNVQGKKCRSENVPAYNKRVRQAMGALHNESRRCALIGQGRDQDEQSLVLVDGDKYLGFGFIQDHVESKSFEELAKVIERHPESPTVRNIIHKALLNPDPLKVVYL
- a CDS encoding sulfotransferase; this encodes MRKWLAEIFYWDWKVFASLLFWNLRYFYWKRALIIFGVALILLFHAALSVVLRLLDEVFYPAYRKTTIREPVFIISNPRSGTTYMHRLLCLDDKRFTYFLLYHTFLPSVLFFRFILMLKRLDKKMNWPLRRFFEKVEDRVFEGWKDIHPMGFERSEEDEGLFVLSLMSPAIGLVFPWMKKIDSLWIADELPAKKKACMMAYYRNTIQRFLYAWGPDKVFLSKNVISTGRMGMLLKTFPDARIIYPVRHPYKTIPSITSMFAAPWKIHAPDIPENSPEYRNWGMLSIRFYQHFFRMIPHLDAERFYHVRYKDFVKNPMDTILDVYRTFGWTPDDDFVERLRNQCSRSRQYRSKHDYSLEQYGYDRALIDEELREVFEYFRFRKDLGS
- a CDS encoding VOC family protein, yielding MKYLATCSLFILFVAHTGCVQVGSDLAIEEIQSSNKQRIAPFLTFQKNDAEEAMNFYISLFNNSRILEIKRWEKGGPGAEGRVMHATFQLNGLKYMCSDSPPVHNWDFTPAVSNYVECENDDEIERLYTSLLEGGEAAMPLGNYGFSQKFGWVVDRFGVSWQLNLE
- a CDS encoding DinB family protein; translation: MRSTSEFLLADLKARTHKHIRAAKELLTLSDDVLNQRSSEKSWSALECLEHLNLYGDFYLPEIQSRMERSRHVTERTFKSGLLGNYFAQSMLPKAKLNKMKTFNDKNPIGSSLTRQTIHHFIAQQQEMLTLLQKAAAVSLNRTKTRISIPFPVKLKLGDTFRFVIYHNERHIAQALGAITP
- a CDS encoding Crp/Fnr family transcriptional regulator, which codes for MTNPLNYLISELNKENLWEGHLSLQRNDYLKNQGSMDTRLYFIQTGCLRVFVVDDYEEHTIRFGYENNVIAALDSFITEQASDMVIQALRKTEVKVLEKAAFMEFARSTPERFESWLQLLEQLIYQQLERERDLLTSSPAERFRRVLQRSPQLFQEVPHKYIASYLRMTPETLSRLKNN